The following proteins are co-located in the Acropora palmata chromosome 11, jaAcrPala1.3, whole genome shotgun sequence genome:
- the LOC141896369 gene encoding LOW QUALITY PROTEIN: solute carrier family 35 member F3-like (The sequence of the model RefSeq protein was modified relative to this genomic sequence to represent the inferred CDS: deleted 1 base in 1 codon) produces MRESFTEESKLLECDEKKSRGNADFSCQEMSNSVQEVLPHSPEIDNKKMLIGVLIVIGIAISWVGSTQLAQSAFSADFNAPFLITWFSTSWMSAVFPLYILPSLLRGIRIRSFYRECEAVFGTRGLQLRTVFQYVGPFCLLWMVTNFLYVSALGVIPATDVTALFSSCNAFFYIFSLIWLKEKLAIVKMVAVTMCIGGIVLMAYAEGFNGPNAVGVTLSAGAAVGAALYKVWFKRIVGDATLGQVSLFLSCLGLLNTVLLWPIVLIFYYTHYEFFNWGNIPWKYLCGNAVLGLIFNFLINFGIAFTYPLFISLGTVLGIPINALTDFVFRGAQFGSCKIVAAFSIVIGFLFMLLPTETEVVLREIICCRFISK; encoded by the exons ATGCGCGAGAGCTTCACCGAAGAATCAAAGCTGCTGGAATGCGATGAGAAGAAAAGCAGAGGAAATGCTGACTTCAGTTGTCAAGAAATGTCCAATTCGG TGCAGGAAGTACTTCCCCATTCCCCTGAGATTGATAACAAGAAGATGCTGATTGGCGTTCTAATAGTGATAGGCATTGCTATTTCATGGGTTGGATCAACacaactcgctcaaagcgcctTCTCGGCAGACTTCAATGCACCCTTCCTCATCACTTGGTTTTCCACTAGTTGGATGAGTGCGGTTTTTCCGCTCTATATTTTGCCGAGCTTACTCCGAGGGATAAGGATCAGATCATTTTACAG AGAATGTGAAGCGGTGTTTGGAACCCGTGGCCTCCAATTGAGGACGGTATTTCAATACGTGGGTCCGTTCTGTTTGCTTTGGATGGTAACTAACTTCCTTTACGTTAGTGCACTGGGCGTCATCCCGGCTACTGACGTCACAGCCCTGTTTTCATCCTGCAATGCc tttttttacatcttttCCTTGATTTGGTTGAAAGAGAAGCTTGCCATCGTCAAG ATGGTTGCAGTAACGATGTGTATTGGTGGTATTGTATTGATGGCTTATGCAGAAGGCTTTAATGGACCGAACGCCGTTGGAGTAACTTTGTCCGCAGGTGCAGCCGTAGGCGCTGCTTTGTATAAG GTCTGGTTCAAACGTATCGTGGGGGACGCTACTTTAGGCCAAGTTTCACTGTTCCTGTCTTGCCTCGGGCTGCTTAATACTGTACTCCTCTGGCCGATTGTCctaattttttattacactCACTACGAGTTCTTCAACTGGGGGAATATCCCTTGGAAATATCTTTGTGGAAATGCAGTCTTGGGCCTGATATTTAACTTTTTGATCAATTTTGGTATTGCTTTTACTTATCCCTTGTTCATTTCACTGGGAACAGTTCTCGGTATTCCCATAAATGCCCTAACAGATTTTGTGTTCCGTGGTGCTCAGTTTGGCAGTTGTAAAATCGTCGCTGCATTTTCTATCGTCATTGGGTTTCTGTTTATGTTGCTTCCCACAGAAACTGAAGTTGTTCTACGGGAAATAATTTGTTGCAGATTTATATCGAAGTAA
- the LOC141896362 gene encoding uncharacterized protein LOC141896362 isoform X1 has product MSSKSSRKDSVCLCVVCCEDIEFYAIGCCDHPVCHKCCIRMRVLGKENYCPVCRADLQQVFLTDEKTSFKRLFERKRSFLGDRRGIFYKHKTIQTNSKKLLQHHCQFCPDRPPERYFDRLRDHMKKEHSMFFCDICVAHLQKFSWEFKLYSRPDLARHRRIGDEDDKSHKGHPRCEFCDERFLDNDELHIHLRKNHFWCHICERDGSQDYYANYPNLREHFRDFHFLCEEGDCIHEKFTTVFRSKVDLQAHRVGKHATSLTKAQARQARQLDVDISFAPHSRFQGNQRSVITAHDYAEAKTSEEKKGKKEKSGNRRGASTQNRNEILDVETAMALSLTDSKDCPQLPSPSTMPQEPKKHKVEESSYAAELPAHEMYAVAHFPFLSGSQDVTNKVDPRTNAKPHNNSCQSDNLASFKSVDDFPTLGASTQLPKQMQSMPPPGFEAAASQPPMLAVSQCAKPPPGFETTGGASIKENMAPKDKLAATETEAKLPSNNQERNQILVENIRTLLGHDKVKFDEFKAMSGKFRKGACSAKEYYVNCCDIFGKSFQSVFHELVELLPDKERQRELLSVHQDSKVLSSQEGNKNKAGKSRKKAPPSGVWQKRGTVWSEGMQDSCVSETDFPSLPAASKRACNQPSYRPTKGATVLKQAWIRGK; this is encoded by the exons ATGAGTTCGAAATCTAGTCGAAAAGATTCCGTTTGCCTGTGCGTCGTTTGTTGCGAAGACATCGAGTTTTATGCCATCGGTTGCTGTGATCATCCTGTGTGTCACAAGTGTTGTATTCGAATGCGTGTGttgggaaaagaaaactattgtCCAGTTTGCCGAGCTGATTTACAGCAG GTGTTCCTGACAGATGAAAAGACCAGTTTCAAAAGACTCTTTGAAAGGAAGCGATCATTTTTGGGTGACAGACGTGGTATTTTTTACAAGCACAAGACAATCCAGACAAACTCAAAGAAGCTCTTGCAACACCACTGTCAATTTTGTCCAGACCGTCCACCAGAGAGATATTTTGACCGCCTTCGCGACCACATGAAGAAAGAGCATAGTATGTTCTTTTGTGATATTTGTGTTGCACATTTGCAGAAGTTTAGCTGGGAATTTAAACTATATTCTCGTCCTGACTTGGCACGACATCGTAGGATTGGAGATGAAGATGACAAATCACACAAGGGGCATCCTCGCTGTGAATTTTGTGATGAACGTTTCCTTGACAATGATGAGCTGCACATTCACCTCCGTAAGAATCATTTTTGGTGCCACATCTGTGAGCGTGATGGTAGCCAAGACTACTATGCCAACTATCCAAATCTCCGAGAACACTTCAgagattttcattttctttgtgaagAAGGAGACTGTATCCACGAGAAATTTACCACAGTTTTTCGCTCTAAAGTTGATCTTCAAGCCCACCGCGTAGGAAAGCATGCAACAAGCTTAACAAAAGCACAAGCGCGTCAAGCCCGTCAGCTTGATGTGGACATCTCTTTTGCCCCTCACTCACGATTTCAAGGAAATCAGAGGTCTGTGATTACTGCCCATGATTATGCTGAGGCAAAGACCTCTGAAGagaagaagggaaaaaaagagaagagtgGAAACAGAAGAGGAGCTTCAACTCAGAACAG GAATGAAATACTGGATGTCGAAACCGCAATGGCACTTTCTCTCACGGACTCGAAAGATTGTCCACAGCTGCCTTCCCCTTCAACCATGCCACAAGAACCTAAAAAGCATAAAGTTGAAGAAAGTAGTTATGCTGCTGAGTTGCCTGCCCATGAAATGTACGCTGTTGCTCATTTTCCTTTCCTGTCAGGCTCCCAAGATGTCACAAATAAAGTAGATCCTCGTACAAATGCCAAACCACACAACAACTCATGTCAGAGTGACAACCTTGCTTCATTCAAATCTGTGGATGATTTTCCGACTTTGGGAGCATCTACACAGCTGCcaaaacaaatgcaaagtATGCCTCCCCCTGGTTTTGAGGCAGCTGCTAGCCAGCCTCCTATGCTTGCTGTATCACAATGTGCTAAGCCTCCTCCGGGATTTGAGACAACAGGAGGTGCATCTATTAAAGAAAATATGGCGCCCAAAGACAAATTAGCAGCAACTGAAACAGAGGCTAAGTTGCCCAGCAATAATCAAGAAAGGAACCAAATTTTAGTTGAAAATATTAGAACACTTCTAGGACATGACAAGGTCAAGTTTGATGAGTTCAAAGCTATGTCAGGGAAATTCCGTAAAGGTGCTTGTTCTGCAAAGGAGTACTATGTTAATTGCTGTGATATTTTTGggaaaagttttcaaagtgTCTTCCATGAACTGGTTGAGTTGCTACCAGATAAAGAGAGACAAAGAGAACTGTTGTCAGTGCATCAAGATTCAAAAGTTCTTTCATCACAAGaaggcaataaaaataaagcagGTAAATCACGTAAAAAGGCACCTCCCAGTGGTGTGTGGCAAAAGAGAGGCACAGTTTGGAGCGAGGGAATGCAAGATAGTTGTGTGTCAGAAACGGACTTTCCGTCACTACCAGCAGCCTCCAAGAGAGCTTGTAATCAGCCAAGCTACAGACCAACCAAGGGTGCTACAGTGTTGAAACAAGCATGGATCCGGGGGAAGTAA
- the LOC141896362 gene encoding uncharacterized protein LOC141896362 isoform X2 — MAAILVERTIMMKNYFGILTRFLFKTCTTFSIVLAPTRLPYQVFLTDEKTSFKRLFERKRSFLGDRRGIFYKHKTIQTNSKKLLQHHCQFCPDRPPERYFDRLRDHMKKEHSMFFCDICVAHLQKFSWEFKLYSRPDLARHRRIGDEDDKSHKGHPRCEFCDERFLDNDELHIHLRKNHFWCHICERDGSQDYYANYPNLREHFRDFHFLCEEGDCIHEKFTTVFRSKVDLQAHRVGKHATSLTKAQARQARQLDVDISFAPHSRFQGNQRSVITAHDYAEAKTSEEKKGKKEKSGNRRGASTQNRNEILDVETAMALSLTDSKDCPQLPSPSTMPQEPKKHKVEESSYAAELPAHEMYAVAHFPFLSGSQDVTNKVDPRTNAKPHNNSCQSDNLASFKSVDDFPTLGASTQLPKQMQSMPPPGFEAAASQPPMLAVSQCAKPPPGFETTGGASIKENMAPKDKLAATETEAKLPSNNQERNQILVENIRTLLGHDKVKFDEFKAMSGKFRKGACSAKEYYVNCCDIFGKSFQSVFHELVELLPDKERQRELLSVHQDSKVLSSQEGNKNKAGKSRKKAPPSGVWQKRGTVWSEGMQDSCVSETDFPSLPAASKRACNQPSYRPTKGATVLKQAWIRGK, encoded by the exons ATGGCTGCCATATTGGTGGAAAGAACAATTATgatgaaaaactattttggGATCCTGACTAGGTTTTTATTCAAAACTTGTACtacattttctattgttttggCACCAACACGGCTGCCTTATCAG GTGTTCCTGACAGATGAAAAGACCAGTTTCAAAAGACTCTTTGAAAGGAAGCGATCATTTTTGGGTGACAGACGTGGTATTTTTTACAAGCACAAGACAATCCAGACAAACTCAAAGAAGCTCTTGCAACACCACTGTCAATTTTGTCCAGACCGTCCACCAGAGAGATATTTTGACCGCCTTCGCGACCACATGAAGAAAGAGCATAGTATGTTCTTTTGTGATATTTGTGTTGCACATTTGCAGAAGTTTAGCTGGGAATTTAAACTATATTCTCGTCCTGACTTGGCACGACATCGTAGGATTGGAGATGAAGATGACAAATCACACAAGGGGCATCCTCGCTGTGAATTTTGTGATGAACGTTTCCTTGACAATGATGAGCTGCACATTCACCTCCGTAAGAATCATTTTTGGTGCCACATCTGTGAGCGTGATGGTAGCCAAGACTACTATGCCAACTATCCAAATCTCCGAGAACACTTCAgagattttcattttctttgtgaagAAGGAGACTGTATCCACGAGAAATTTACCACAGTTTTTCGCTCTAAAGTTGATCTTCAAGCCCACCGCGTAGGAAAGCATGCAACAAGCTTAACAAAAGCACAAGCGCGTCAAGCCCGTCAGCTTGATGTGGACATCTCTTTTGCCCCTCACTCACGATTTCAAGGAAATCAGAGGTCTGTGATTACTGCCCATGATTATGCTGAGGCAAAGACCTCTGAAGagaagaagggaaaaaaagagaagagtgGAAACAGAAGAGGAGCTTCAACTCAGAACAG GAATGAAATACTGGATGTCGAAACCGCAATGGCACTTTCTCTCACGGACTCGAAAGATTGTCCACAGCTGCCTTCCCCTTCAACCATGCCACAAGAACCTAAAAAGCATAAAGTTGAAGAAAGTAGTTATGCTGCTGAGTTGCCTGCCCATGAAATGTACGCTGTTGCTCATTTTCCTTTCCTGTCAGGCTCCCAAGATGTCACAAATAAAGTAGATCCTCGTACAAATGCCAAACCACACAACAACTCATGTCAGAGTGACAACCTTGCTTCATTCAAATCTGTGGATGATTTTCCGACTTTGGGAGCATCTACACAGCTGCcaaaacaaatgcaaagtATGCCTCCCCCTGGTTTTGAGGCAGCTGCTAGCCAGCCTCCTATGCTTGCTGTATCACAATGTGCTAAGCCTCCTCCGGGATTTGAGACAACAGGAGGTGCATCTATTAAAGAAAATATGGCGCCCAAAGACAAATTAGCAGCAACTGAAACAGAGGCTAAGTTGCCCAGCAATAATCAAGAAAGGAACCAAATTTTAGTTGAAAATATTAGAACACTTCTAGGACATGACAAGGTCAAGTTTGATGAGTTCAAAGCTATGTCAGGGAAATTCCGTAAAGGTGCTTGTTCTGCAAAGGAGTACTATGTTAATTGCTGTGATATTTTTGggaaaagttttcaaagtgTCTTCCATGAACTGGTTGAGTTGCTACCAGATAAAGAGAGACAAAGAGAACTGTTGTCAGTGCATCAAGATTCAAAAGTTCTTTCATCACAAGaaggcaataaaaataaagcagGTAAATCACGTAAAAAGGCACCTCCCAGTGGTGTGTGGCAAAAGAGAGGCACAGTTTGGAGCGAGGGAATGCAAGATAGTTGTGTGTCAGAAACGGACTTTCCGTCACTACCAGCAGCCTCCAAGAGAGCTTGTAATCAGCCAAGCTACAGACCAACCAAGGGTGCTACAGTGTTGAAACAAGCATGGATCCGGGGGAAGTAA